The proteins below come from a single Vibrio diazotrophicus genomic window:
- the ltaE gene encoding low-specificity L-threonine aldolase, with protein MDFRSDTVTKPTQAMREAMAHAEVGDDVYGDDPTVNKLETWAAERHGFEAALFTTSGTQANLLGLMSHCDRGDEYLCGQQAHNYKFEAGGAAVLGSIQPQPIENNPDGTIDFAKLKAAIKPDDFHFARTRLLSLENTINGKVLPMEYLKQAREFVDQHNLKLHLDGARVYNAAVALDTDVKNIAQYFDSMTICLSKGLCAPIGSLLLGSKEYIAKARRIRKMLGGGMRQAGILAAAGKLALTEQVAQLKVDHDNAKHLAYGLAQLPGFSLNPEWVQTNIVFAKVDENIDINAIADQLKRDNIIVSPGNPIRFVTHQDVTREDIDLLLNKLSSLL; from the coding sequence ATGGATTTTCGTTCTGATACTGTTACTAAACCTACTCAAGCCATGCGCGAAGCAATGGCTCATGCCGAAGTCGGCGATGATGTTTATGGTGATGACCCTACTGTCAATAAACTTGAAACATGGGCAGCAGAAAGACACGGTTTTGAAGCTGCGCTGTTCACCACGTCAGGAACACAAGCAAACTTGCTGGGTTTAATGTCTCATTGCGATCGTGGCGATGAGTATCTATGTGGTCAACAAGCGCATAACTATAAGTTTGAAGCAGGCGGCGCGGCGGTATTAGGCTCAATCCAACCTCAGCCAATCGAAAACAATCCTGATGGCACAATTGATTTTGCAAAGTTAAAAGCAGCAATCAAGCCCGACGATTTTCATTTCGCACGGACTCGCCTCTTGAGCTTGGAAAATACTATTAACGGTAAAGTGCTGCCAATGGAGTATTTAAAGCAAGCGAGAGAGTTCGTCGATCAGCATAATCTCAAACTGCATTTGGACGGAGCTCGCGTTTATAACGCAGCCGTTGCATTGGATACTGACGTAAAGAACATTGCTCAGTATTTTGATTCTATGACCATTTGCCTTTCTAAAGGTTTGTGTGCTCCTATTGGCTCTTTGCTATTAGGAAGCAAAGAATACATTGCCAAAGCAAGGCGTATTCGAAAAATGCTCGGCGGCGGTATGCGTCAAGCAGGTATTTTGGCGGCAGCAGGTAAACTTGCTCTCACAGAACAAGTGGCTCAGCTTAAAGTCGATCACGACAATGCAAAACACTTGGCCTATGGTCTTGCTCAACTGCCGGGATTCTCACTAAACCCAGAGTGGGTTCAGACGAATATTGTGTTTGCAAAAGTTGATGAAAATATTGATATCAATGCGATTGCTGATCAACTAAAACGAGACAATATTATTGTATCTCCGGGCAATCCTATTCGATTTGTTACACACCAAGATGTTACCCGCGAAGACATTGATCTGTTGCTCAACAAACTGAGTTCTCTACTTTAG
- a CDS encoding NUDIX hydrolase, producing the protein MSNTIHSWKRISLVEENVVLPNGNNVKHTTIVHPGAAVILPVTEDNQIVMINQFRPSLKKWLLELPAGTIENQESPLVCAQRELEEETGYSSDSFISLGLFTPLAGFCDEIQHLFIAKNLVKTSRYSCDDDEVIDVITFSVAEIEQKIISGEITDSKTIACLSKAKLCGYL; encoded by the coding sequence ATGAGCAATACCATACACTCGTGGAAACGCATTTCTCTTGTTGAAGAGAATGTCGTACTTCCCAACGGTAATAACGTCAAACACACAACTATTGTGCATCCTGGTGCCGCAGTCATTCTTCCGGTCACTGAAGACAACCAAATTGTCATGATCAATCAGTTCCGACCTTCGCTGAAAAAGTGGCTACTAGAACTTCCGGCGGGAACAATTGAAAACCAAGAATCACCACTTGTTTGCGCTCAACGAGAACTCGAAGAAGAAACAGGCTACAGCAGTGATTCCTTTATTAGTTTAGGTCTGTTCACTCCTTTAGCGGGTTTCTGTGATGAAATTCAGCATCTGTTTATCGCGAAAAACCTTGTGAAAACATCTAGGTATAGCTGCGATGATGACGAAGTCATTGATGTCATCACTTTTTCAGTGGCAGAAATTGAGCAAAAGATCATAAGTGGCGAGATTACAGACTCTAAGACTATCGCTTGCCTGAGCAAAGCGAAGCTATGTGGATATTTATAA
- a CDS encoding ATPase RavA domain-containing protein, with amino-acid sequence MISPTQASHGQKALLSERINKLSKALSDGVYERESTIKLCLLAALAGESVFLLGPPGIAKSLIAKRLIQAFDNSSYFEYLMTRFSTPEEVFGPLSIQELKDNGRYVRLTNGYLPTAQVVFLDEIWKAGPAILNTLLTVVNEKTFKNGSDIERVPMRLLISASNELPDEDSGLEALYDRMLVRVFVNRIQNKQNFKSMLTVGTPQEARIPEGLAITDQEYHLWQQQLDSLTLSDDVFEKLYQLKNMLESAVEDSNLSTHDMYVSDRRWKKAVKLLKASAFFNGRDAINPLDILLLQDCLWNSPESREVVHSVVKEFALRYAFDQMEVEHQISLCREELASIQDELESEFGMMLSLETATGLIKKKVINQYDIKGAKSYKVGAAYDLVKLVLLQSNMSVSESEKGDSRWVYVPKSELERVIKDGEGDVYGYVNQNTNMCRLKFDVDATNNLVIKDIANRSVMVSLVTKEGLDQGLYQDWLAKTEQAMAQLKHAEHHLRKVRSVFHGALPHNFIDPTLPTAMEATLHMLQQLLEATQTECEKSAQRYRNLAQFFE; translated from the coding sequence ATGATCAGTCCAACTCAAGCCTCTCATGGACAAAAAGCGTTATTGTCAGAACGTATTAATAAGCTCTCCAAAGCTCTCTCTGATGGTGTTTACGAAAGAGAAAGTACCATTAAACTTTGCTTGCTAGCGGCTCTAGCTGGTGAAAGTGTCTTCCTTTTAGGCCCTCCCGGCATCGCAAAAAGTCTTATCGCGAAACGACTCATTCAAGCTTTTGATAACAGCAGTTATTTTGAATATTTGATGACCCGTTTCTCCACGCCTGAAGAAGTGTTTGGCCCACTCAGCATCCAAGAACTGAAAGATAACGGACGATATGTTCGTTTAACAAATGGTTATCTTCCTACCGCGCAGGTCGTTTTTCTGGACGAAATTTGGAAAGCCGGTCCAGCGATTCTGAATACGCTTCTTACGGTCGTTAACGAAAAAACATTTAAAAACGGCAGTGATATTGAACGTGTACCAATGCGTTTGCTGATCTCTGCATCCAACGAGTTGCCTGATGAAGACAGCGGTCTTGAAGCTTTGTATGACCGAATGCTGGTGCGAGTGTTCGTCAACCGAATCCAGAACAAACAGAATTTCAAATCCATGCTCACAGTTGGTACGCCTCAAGAAGCTCGTATTCCAGAAGGTTTGGCGATCACAGACCAAGAATATCATCTGTGGCAGCAACAGTTAGATAGCCTCACTCTGAGCGATGATGTATTTGAAAAACTCTATCAGCTTAAGAACATGTTGGAATCAGCGGTGGAAGACAGCAATTTGTCGACTCATGACATGTATGTGTCTGACCGACGTTGGAAGAAAGCAGTGAAGTTGTTAAAGGCGAGCGCTTTCTTTAATGGTCGTGATGCGATTAATCCTTTGGATATTCTATTGCTGCAAGACTGTTTATGGAACAGTCCTGAGTCACGTGAAGTGGTTCATAGTGTCGTAAAAGAGTTCGCACTACGTTACGCCTTCGATCAAATGGAAGTTGAACATCAAATTTCACTTTGCCGCGAAGAGTTAGCCTCGATTCAGGATGAGCTGGAATCAGAGTTTGGCATGATGTTGTCGCTTGAGACGGCTACAGGCCTGATAAAGAAAAAAGTCATCAATCAGTACGATATCAAAGGCGCTAAGAGCTATAAAGTCGGTGCGGCTTATGATCTCGTTAAGCTGGTTTTATTACAAAGTAATATGTCGGTGTCTGAGTCTGAGAAAGGGGACAGCCGTTGGGTTTATGTTCCAAAGAGTGAATTAGAAAGAGTCATTAAAGATGGTGAAGGTGATGTCTACGGTTACGTCAACCAAAACACCAATATGTGCAGACTCAAATTCGATGTTGATGCGACAAACAATTTGGTGATTAAAGACATCGCTAACCGCTCTGTCATGGTGTCATTAGTGACAAAAGAGGGATTGGACCAAGGGTTGTATCAAGACTGGTTGGCAAAAACTGAGCAAGCGATGGCGCAGCTAAAACACGCAGAACATCATTTACGCAAAGTACGTTCTGTATTCCATGGAGCGTTGCCTCACAACTTTATTGACCCAACTTTACCAACAGCGATGGAAGCAACATTGCATATGCTTCAGCAGCTGTTGGAAGCGACACAAACTGAATGCGAGAAAAGCGCGCAGCGTTATCGAAATCTCGCTCAGTTTTTTGAATAG
- the viaA gene encoding ATPase RavA stimulator ViaA: protein MLGADGLNLALMIADSGIIDTAVNDLLARSQVMLMAEDRGVRSTVKNHLLKWRGSVKKRITRVCETERFQQELSYYQEVIHWDEETFFDRIDDVIKKLEWHSAFYLQARRLMEKNKGVYNPMFPHFFCDQWYKSLSDAIKQAQVMELETNKEKLLTDLYQRMETMRNMDKVTEAGDESSVGRLWDMASAKLSRSDLTVMKRHAEFLKKHHALQEIAESLGRMASDVDDPDLNRSPTEEPQMVEEKSDEATDDIVGIHESDDLNKMLPNETLFLAYPELEVVFYKHLVDKRLMNYRMQGKSRTLRKVRAHKPDNKKADIEKGPFIVCVDASGSMHGFPEQCAKAMAYALMQIALAEDRDCYVMLFSTEHITYELTKQDGLREVSDFLSYSFHGGTDLEPVLKKSVELMADGTYKNADLVVISDFIAPKQNEEVLAKVNGLKAAKNRFHAISLSRYGNPELMSMFDHCWRYHPNIFGRIAKQW from the coding sequence ATGCTTGGCGCTGATGGATTAAACCTCGCTCTTATGATTGCAGACAGCGGCATTATTGATACCGCAGTTAATGATCTCCTTGCTCGCTCACAAGTGATGTTGATGGCGGAAGATCGTGGTGTTCGGTCTACGGTAAAAAATCACTTATTGAAATGGCGTGGTAGCGTTAAAAAACGTATCACACGAGTATGTGAGACTGAGCGCTTTCAGCAAGAGCTTAGCTACTATCAAGAAGTGATTCACTGGGACGAAGAGACCTTTTTCGACCGTATTGATGATGTGATCAAAAAGCTTGAATGGCACTCCGCCTTCTATTTACAAGCACGACGTTTGATGGAAAAGAACAAGGGTGTTTATAACCCTATGTTCCCTCATTTCTTTTGTGACCAATGGTACAAGTCATTAAGCGATGCAATTAAGCAAGCTCAAGTGATGGAACTGGAAACGAACAAAGAAAAACTCCTGACGGATCTTTATCAGCGTATGGAAACCATGCGCAATATGGATAAGGTCACCGAAGCGGGTGATGAAAGCAGTGTCGGCAGGCTGTGGGATATGGCTTCTGCTAAATTAAGCCGCAGTGACCTAACAGTTATGAAGCGCCATGCCGAGTTTTTGAAAAAACATCACGCGTTGCAAGAGATAGCGGAAAGCTTAGGCCGAATGGCAAGTGACGTTGATGATCCAGATTTAAATCGCTCACCTACCGAAGAACCACAAATGGTGGAAGAGAAGTCCGATGAAGCGACAGACGACATTGTCGGTATTCATGAGAGTGATGATCTTAATAAGATGCTGCCAAATGAAACCCTCTTTCTCGCTTACCCAGAGCTTGAAGTGGTTTTCTATAAACACTTAGTTGATAAGCGTTTGATGAACTATCGGATGCAAGGTAAGTCACGCACACTTCGAAAAGTTCGTGCGCATAAGCCAGATAACAAGAAAGCAGATATCGAAAAAGGGCCTTTCATCGTCTGTGTTGACGCATCTGGTTCGATGCATGGTTTTCCTGAGCAATGTGCAAAAGCGATGGCTTACGCATTGATGCAAATTGCTTTAGCCGAAGACCGTGATTGTTATGTCATGCTGTTTTCTACTGAACACATCACTTATGAGTTGACCAAGCAGGATGGCTTGCGAGAAGTGAGTGACTTTTTGAGCTACTCATTCCACGGTGGTACAGACTTAGAGCCAGTACTGAAAAAGTCAGTGGAATTAATGGCTGACGGCACATATAAGAATGCCGATTTGGTGGTGATTTCTGACTTCATCGCGCCTAAGCAGAATGAGGAAGTTCTCGCTAAGGTTAATGGATTAAAGGCCGCGAAAAATCGCTTTCATGCCATCAGTTTGTCGCGCTATGGCAACCCAGAACTAATGAGTATGTTTGACCATTGCTGGCGTTATCATCCTAATATCTTTGGGCGCATAGCAAAGCAGTGGTAA
- a CDS encoding LLM class flavin-dependent oxidoreductase — translation MSLPKLSILDLAPVSEGADFHTTFQHTVSLAQHAEKLGYERFWMAEHHNMPDIASAATSVLLSHVGAHTQSIRLGSGGIMLPNHAPLVIAEQFGTLEALYPNRIDLGLGRAPGTDHSTMHALRREPDRMDPDFDELLEELQFFMGPISTNQPVKAYPGNNSKVPIWLLGSSTYSARLAGIKGLPFAFAAHFAPDAMLRAIDIYRDNFRPSDQLDKPYVMIGVNIIVAETDAEAQYLGTTEKQKFLSMIRGGRTKLAPPVKSMEPLWLPHEKHHIQTQLRESIHGSVDTVKSQIMDLVARTQADEIMVNAMIFDHQAKLRSYELLANID, via the coding sequence ATGTCTCTACCAAAACTCTCGATTTTAGATTTAGCGCCTGTCTCTGAAGGCGCAGATTTCCACACAACGTTTCAACATACGGTTTCACTAGCACAACACGCCGAGAAGTTAGGCTACGAGAGATTCTGGATGGCGGAACACCATAACATGCCGGATATTGCGAGCGCAGCGACGTCTGTTTTGCTCAGTCATGTCGGTGCACATACTCAATCGATTCGTCTAGGATCTGGCGGAATTATGCTGCCTAACCATGCCCCTTTGGTCATTGCAGAGCAATTTGGTACTTTGGAAGCACTCTACCCGAATCGTATTGATTTAGGTTTAGGTCGCGCTCCGGGAACTGACCATTCAACCATGCATGCTTTACGAAGAGAACCGGATCGAATGGACCCTGATTTCGATGAGCTACTGGAAGAGTTGCAGTTTTTCATGGGACCCATTTCGACTAACCAGCCAGTAAAAGCTTATCCGGGCAACAATTCTAAAGTACCAATCTGGTTGTTGGGCTCTAGCACCTACAGTGCTCGTTTAGCGGGAATAAAAGGACTGCCATTTGCGTTCGCCGCGCATTTCGCCCCTGACGCTATGTTGAGAGCGATCGATATTTATCGTGATAACTTCCGACCTTCAGACCAACTTGATAAACCTTATGTCATGATCGGGGTAAACATCATAGTGGCTGAAACAGATGCTGAAGCCCAGTATTTGGGTACCACTGAAAAGCAGAAGTTTCTTTCCATGATCAGAGGCGGGCGAACCAAACTTGCACCTCCGGTGAAAAGTATGGAACCGCTTTGGCTACCCCATGAAAAGCATCACATTCAGACTCAGCTGCGCGAATCGATTCACGGAAGTGTCGATACAGTGAAAAGTCAAATAATGGATTTAGTCGCCAGAACCCAAGCCGATGAGATTATGGTCAATGCCATGATTTTTGATCATCAAGCTAAGCTACGCTCTTACGAGTTACTGGCGAACATCGATTAA
- a CDS encoding NYN domain-containing protein, which produces MEKIAILVDVQNVYYTCKERYQLNFNYNQFWQKVTHGRTVVKANAYAIASKDAGQRQFHHILRGIGFEVMLKPFIQRRDGSAKGDWDVGITLDAIELAEEVDVVVLVSGDGDFDLLAKRIQQRFGKQVEVYGVPGLTANSLVEAADRYIAIDDELLLW; this is translated from the coding sequence ATGGAAAAAATCGCCATTCTCGTAGATGTGCAGAATGTCTACTACACCTGTAAAGAACGTTATCAACTTAACTTCAATTACAACCAGTTTTGGCAAAAAGTGACTCATGGGCGCACCGTAGTGAAAGCCAATGCGTACGCTATTGCCAGCAAAGATGCGGGTCAACGTCAGTTTCACCATATATTGCGTGGTATCGGTTTCGAAGTGATGTTAAAGCCGTTTATTCAACGTAGGGATGGCAGTGCTAAAGGCGATTGGGATGTGGGTATTACGCTTGATGCAATTGAGCTAGCAGAAGAAGTTGATGTGGTTGTGTTGGTTTCTGGTGATGGCGATTTTGACTTGCTCGCCAAACGCATCCAACAAAGATTTGGCAAGCAAGTAGAAGTTTATGGTGTACCCGGTTTAACAGCGAACAGCCTAGTAGAAGCCGCTGACAGATACATTGCTATTGATGACGAGTTACTACTCTGGTGA
- a CDS encoding DUF2986 domain-containing protein has product MNRKKKINQILKKKIKQQNAKLNKSNKPRYVSKAERAKMEAEEASQAIEQSETQSPE; this is encoded by the coding sequence ATGAACCGTAAAAAGAAGATCAACCAAATTTTAAAAAAGAAGATTAAGCAACAAAATGCTAAGCTTAATAAAAGTAATAAGCCTCGCTACGTCTCTAAAGCAGAGCGCGCTAAAATGGAAGCAGAAGAAGCTTCACAAGCTATTGAACAAAGTGAGACTCAATCACCAGAGTAG
- a CDS encoding nitrous oxide-stimulated promoter family protein, with translation MTKPSSILIGSLQTEYKTVAAMMGIYCQKHHNSKNGLCEACQALLDYAEIRLDRCPYGQNKPTCNRCPIHCYKPEPKESMRLVMRYSGPRMLLPHPILAIRHLLHERKEPPVKIEKDASNRHQRLKASNK, from the coding sequence ATGACAAAACCCAGTTCTATTTTAATCGGGTCATTACAAACAGAATATAAGACCGTAGCTGCGATGATGGGCATCTACTGTCAAAAACACCATAATAGTAAAAATGGATTGTGTGAAGCATGCCAAGCACTGCTCGATTACGCAGAAATACGTTTAGACAGATGCCCTTACGGTCAAAATAAGCCGACTTGTAATCGATGCCCAATCCATTGTTATAAGCCAGAACCGAAAGAAAGCATGAGATTGGTGATGCGATACTCTGGTCCAAGAATGTTACTGCCACATCCTATTCTTGCGATTCGTCATTTACTACATGAGCGAAAAGAACCACCCGTCAAAATAGAAAAAGACGCTTCAAATCGTCATCAACGACTTAAAGCGTCCAATAAGTAG
- a CDS encoding MFS transporter, with protein MDNLLVSTSSQRISVPVIALTFYAVASGYLMSLIPLMLPHYQLETSLASWLASVFYAGLLIGAMIVDPAVNRLGHRNAFIAFLMILLVSIVTLPIVANSTVWLISRFIAGITVAGIFVVVESWLLHGDESGRAKRLGIYMAALYGGSAIGQLGISYIGINGTLPFLAISALLLIASVVLIFGKSTQPASQQAASLSWRQMTKLNHAAIMGCIVSGLTLGAIYGLMPVELEKRGLDHSNMGALLALVILGGMAIQPSVPWLSKYLGRTLLMALFCLIGSGAVMLPFLESGLTVLAISLFVLGMATFALYPIAINLGCDKLDASYIVSATQVMLFSYSVGSVVGPVIADWFLQNGQGLLGYLFVIQMATCLYMLLASMKTKRQWVAGE; from the coding sequence TTGGACAACTTGTTGGTATCAACTTCTTCTCAACGCATTTCTGTTCCAGTAATTGCGTTAACTTTCTATGCAGTGGCATCGGGCTATTTAATGAGTCTGATTCCCCTTATGTTGCCTCATTATCAGTTAGAAACCAGTTTAGCGAGTTGGCTAGCGAGTGTGTTTTACGCAGGGCTGTTAATCGGTGCGATGATCGTAGATCCTGCTGTAAACCGTCTTGGTCACAGAAATGCTTTCATTGCATTCTTGATGATTCTGCTGGTCTCTATTGTCACCCTACCTATAGTCGCGAATTCAACTGTATGGTTGATTTCACGTTTTATCGCTGGCATTACAGTCGCAGGTATATTCGTCGTCGTTGAATCTTGGTTACTGCATGGGGATGAATCAGGTAGAGCTAAGCGACTTGGCATCTATATGGCTGCTTTATATGGTGGTTCCGCAATTGGTCAGCTAGGCATTAGCTACATAGGTATTAACGGTACGCTTCCATTTTTAGCCATCTCAGCGCTGTTACTCATTGCATCTGTTGTGTTGATTTTTGGTAAATCAACACAACCAGCTTCACAACAAGCGGCAAGCCTGTCTTGGCGTCAAATGACCAAGTTGAACCATGCCGCTATTATGGGATGCATCGTATCAGGGCTAACTCTAGGTGCTATTTATGGTTTGATGCCTGTAGAACTGGAAAAGAGAGGTTTAGACCATTCCAATATGGGTGCGCTGCTTGCTCTAGTTATTCTGGGTGGAATGGCGATTCAACCTAGCGTTCCTTGGCTTTCGAAATATTTAGGTCGTACTTTATTGATGGCATTGTTCTGTTTAATCGGCTCTGGTGCCGTTATGCTGCCATTCCTCGAATCTGGCTTAACAGTGCTTGCGATCAGCTTGTTTGTATTGGGCATGGCGACATTTGCACTTTACCCAATCGCTATCAATTTGGGATGCGATAAGCTCGATGCCAGTTACATTGTTTCTGCAACTCAAGTGATGTTGTTCAGCTATAGCGTAGGGTCTGTGGTTGGTCCTGTCATTGCTGACTGGTTCTTACAAAATGGTCAAGGTTTGTTGGGGTATCTATTCGTAATTCAAATGGCGACTTGTCTATACATGCTACTTGCAAGTATGAAAACTAAACGCCAATGGGTTGCAGGTGAATAA
- the trxC gene encoding thioredoxin TrxC: MSTFNTRCPSCHGLNRVPNERVSESPNCGKCQTPLLDGSPIEGTDANFEAILQSSQPVVVDFWATWCNPCVGFAPVFSDVANERNGSVRFVKIDTESQQILAAKFQIRSIPTIMVFKNGQRVDVINGALPKSQFNQWLNQALAK; this comes from the coding sequence ATGTCTACCTTCAATACACGCTGCCCTTCTTGCCATGGATTAAACCGTGTTCCCAATGAGCGAGTATCAGAGAGCCCGAATTGCGGCAAATGCCAAACACCTTTGCTGGACGGCTCACCAATAGAAGGTACAGATGCTAATTTTGAGGCTATTTTGCAAAGTTCTCAGCCTGTCGTTGTCGATTTTTGGGCTACTTGGTGTAACCCATGTGTGGGTTTCGCGCCTGTTTTTTCAGATGTAGCAAATGAAAGAAATGGTTCAGTACGTTTTGTAAAAATCGACACTGAAAGTCAGCAAATTCTTGCTGCTAAGTTCCAAATTCGCAGCATTCCAACCATTATGGTGTTCAAGAACGGACAAAGAGTTGATGTCATAAATGGTGCGCTTCCTAAATCCCAGTTTAATCAATGGCTGAACCAAGCTTTAGCAAAATAA
- a CDS encoding ketoacyl-ACP synthase III has product MTKFYAEITGWGKCLPPATLTNEDLSTFLDTNDEWIRTRTGIENRRISHVNTSDLATVAAKQALACAGLEAGDLDLIIVATCSPDTLIPNIASKVQLNLGNKGAAAFDMNAACTGFLYGLETATRLIQAGNYKHALVIGAERLSFYLDWTKRDTAVLFGDGAGAAILSRTEEMLGLQDAQIGCDAEGRDILAVPKFGTAMDRFAADNGHWDFNFIGKDIFKRAVRGMGAASQQVLQRSGLTNDDVDVVIPHQANIRIIQTLCDVSGISQDKAFVNIHKYGNTSAATVPIALCEALEQGKVNPNDNILVAAFGAGLTWGAGHIRWGQRVTPVNTSDAVLPECDKSALELLHDAIEHCKRKSTE; this is encoded by the coding sequence ATGACCAAGTTTTACGCTGAAATTACAGGTTGGGGTAAATGTTTGCCTCCAGCAACCCTTACAAACGAAGATCTGAGTACTTTTTTAGACACCAACGATGAGTGGATTCGCACTCGTACTGGTATCGAAAATCGTCGCATTAGCCACGTTAACACGTCTGACTTGGCAACCGTTGCCGCTAAGCAAGCTTTGGCGTGTGCTGGATTAGAAGCTGGCGATCTTGATTTGATTATTGTTGCCACCTGTTCTCCAGATACCTTGATTCCGAATATTGCGTCGAAAGTTCAACTGAATTTGGGTAACAAAGGCGCGGCTGCGTTTGATATGAATGCTGCTTGTACTGGTTTCCTTTATGGTTTAGAAACTGCGACTCGTTTGATTCAGGCGGGTAACTACAAGCATGCATTAGTGATTGGTGCTGAACGCCTTTCTTTCTATCTAGATTGGACTAAGCGAGACACCGCAGTTTTGTTTGGTGATGGTGCTGGTGCAGCAATATTAAGTCGTACGGAAGAGATGCTTGGTTTGCAAGATGCGCAAATCGGTTGCGATGCTGAAGGTCGTGATATTTTGGCAGTGCCTAAGTTTGGTACGGCAATGGATCGTTTCGCGGCTGATAATGGTCATTGGGATTTTAACTTCATTGGTAAAGACATCTTTAAACGCGCGGTGCGTGGTATGGGTGCCGCGTCTCAACAAGTACTGCAAAGAAGTGGTTTAACTAATGATGATGTCGATGTGGTGATCCCTCATCAGGCAAATATTCGAATCATCCAAACCTTATGTGATGTGTCTGGTATCAGCCAAGACAAAGCCTTCGTCAATATTCACAAGTATGGCAATACTTCTGCAGCGACGGTTCCAATTGCTCTTTGTGAAGCGCTAGAACAGGGTAAGGTTAATCCAAACGACAATATTCTTGTGGCAGCTTTCGGCGCAGGACTGACGTGGGGAGCCGGCCATATCCGATGGGGGCAGCGTGTGACTCCTGTCAACACAAGTGATGCTGTGTTACCGGAATGCGATAAGTCAGCACTAGAGCTACTGCATGATGCGATTGAACACTGCAAACGAAAATCTACCGAGTAA